In Tachysurus vachellii isolate PV-2020 chromosome 3, HZAU_Pvac_v1, whole genome shotgun sequence, one genomic interval encodes:
- the LOC132843145 gene encoding protein CEBPZOS-like — protein MPPKTMEPVARKIFKGVLFLEVLGVSAAYGLYYRMNTSRDFRCTMNKHFPSILEVYYKSNEWAGNYGIREADQGVWSTGQERKDS, from the exons ATGCCCCCCAAAACTATGGAGCCAGTGGCCAGGAAGATTTTTAAAGGAGTGCTCTTTCTGGAGGTGCTTGGCGTGTCTGCGGCTTACGGGCTCTATTACAGAATGAACACGAGCCGAG ATTTCAGATGCACAATGAACAAACACTTTCCCTCGATTCTGGAAG tTTATTACAAGTCCAACGAATGGGCCGGGAACTACGGCATCCGGGAAGCCGATCAAGGCGTGTGGTCTACAGGGCAGGAACGGAAAGAcagctag
- the LOC132842294 gene encoding hepatocyte nuclear factor 3-beta-like yields the protein MLGAVKMEGHEHSDWSAYYAEPECYTPVGNMSGGLNSMSAYMSCAGGVNVPYMHAGLGHPASGTCTGMNPNGSPTSAHALAASYPNLNTSACGQVTGRPRDPKAYRRSYTHAKPPYSYISLITMAIQQSTSKMLTLNEIYQWIMDLFPFYRQNQQRWQNSVRHSLSFNDCFLKVPRSPDKPGKGSFWILHPESGNMFENGCYLRRQKRFKCEKTEDKPTESDKKPHNDKESSRLDDSPTKDIKSSDLKDVIKATQALSPEHQSHHQDHHLDEHHHPHHHHPHHHPHLLAQHHPVLVHDSHLKPVHHSYSFDHPFSIHNLMSSEQQHHKMDMLKPYEHAMHCSGGYGSPMTGSPMPPMMSTRASVEPSALPSEYSYYPGSACANRA from the exons ATGTTGGGAGCCGTGAAGATGGAAGGACACGAACACTCGGACTGGAGCGCTTATTACGCAGAGCCCGAG TGCTACACCCCAGTTGGAAACATGAGCGGCGGACTGAATTCAATGAGCGCCTACATGAGCTGCGCGGGTGGCGTGAACGTGCCGTACATGCACGCAGGTCTCGGCCACCCAGCTAGCGGCACGTGTACGGGGATGAACCCTAACGGGAGCCCGACCTCCGCTCACGCCCTGGCCGCTTCCTACCCGAACCTGAACACGAGTGCGTGCGGCCAGGTGACCGGTCGGCCCCGCGATCCCAAAGCATACAGGCGGAGCTACACACACGCCAAACCGCCCTACTCGTACATCTCACTGATCACTATGGCCATCCAGCAATCCACATCCAAGATGCTGACGCTGAACGAAATCTACCAGTGGATCATGGACCTGTTTCCTTTTTACCGACAGAATCAACAGCGCTGGCAGAACTCGGTCCGCCACTCGCTCTCCTTCAACGACTGTTTCCTCAAGGTGCCCAGATCACCCGATAAACCAGGTAAAGGCTCCTTCTGGATTCTTCATCCCGAGTCGGGCAACATGTTCGAAAACGGATGCTATCTGCGGAGACAGAAACGCTTTAAATGCGAAAAAACCGAGGACAAACCCACGGAATCGGATAAGAAACCGCACAACGACAAAGAATCGTCTCGACTTGATGACTCTCCGACCAAAGACATAAAAAGTTCCGATCTGAAAGATGTTATAAAAGCGACGCAGGCTTTGAGTCCAGAACACCAGAGTCATCATCAGGACCATCATCTGGATgaacatcatcatcctcatcatcatcatccccatcatcatcctcatcttctcGCTCAGCATCATCCGGTGCTCGTTCACGACTCGCACCTGAAACCGGTACACCACTCTTACTCCTTCGACCACCCGTTCTCTATCCACAACCTGATGTCTTCCGAGCAGCAGCACCACAAAATGGACATGCTGAAGCCCTATGAGCACGCCATGCACTGTTCCGGCGGATACGGATCTCCAATGACTGGTTCACCGATGCCACCGATGATGTCCACTCGAGCGAGTGTGGAGCCTTCAGCGCTTCCCTCCGAATATTCTTACTATCCGGGATCCGCGTGCGCAAACAGGGCGTAA